A portion of the Poecilia reticulata strain Guanapo linkage group LG23, Guppy_female_1.0+MT, whole genome shotgun sequence genome contains these proteins:
- the mcat gene encoding malonyl-CoA-acyl carrier protein transacylase, mitochondrial yields the protein MLAPKVVGMAAAFRGKVRKVVYHSRRLSSQEQPGPPDSSPESQLPAVKVRRPRKDPSGHSVLLFPGQGSQFVGMGKGLTKYPNVKEMFSAAQKILGYDLLTLCLEGPEKELLKTVHCQPAVFVTSLAAVEKLHHENPKAVETCSAAAGFSVGEFAALVFAGAMNFSEALYAVKVRAEAMQKASELVPSGMLSVVGRPQAHYKYACLQAREHCKSLGIEDPVCSVANYLFPDGRVIAGHKQALDFLQQNSRRLEFIRAKPLPVSGAFHTELMASATKPLREVLQQVEVRRPEIRVYSNVDGKRYMSESHVRKQLVKQLVSPVKWEQALHEIYERSQGESFPQTFEVGPGRQLGVTLQKCNRKASQLYAHVDVTASET from the exons ATGCTAGCACCGAAGGTTGTCGGAATGGCTGCAGCCTTCAGAGGGAAGGTCAGAAAGGTGGTCTATCATAGCCGGAGACTGTCCTCCCAGGAGCAGCCTGGACCTCCGGACTCTTCCCCGGAAAGCCAGTTACCTGCTGTCAAGGTGCGAAGACCGAGGAAGGATCCCAGTGGCCATTCCGTGCTTCTCTTCCCCGGGCAGGGTAGCCAGTTTGTGGGTATGGGTAAAGGACTGACGAAGTACCCCAACGTGAAAGAGATGTTCTCCGCAGCGCAGAAGATCCTCGGATACGACCTGCTGACACTGTGCCTGGAAGGGCCGGAGAAGGAACTGCTGAAGACGGTGCACTGTCAGCCGGCGGTGTTCGTCACCTCTCTGGCTGCGGTGGAGAAGCTGCACCATGAAAACCCAAAG GCTGTTGAGACGTGTTCCgctgctgcaggtttcagcGTTGGTGAATTCGCTGCTCTTGTTTTTGCTGGAGCCATGAACTTTTCAGAAG CTTTGTATGCAGTGAAGGTGCGTGCAGAGGCCATGCAGAAAGCCTCTGAACTGGTTCCCAGTGGGATGCTGTCGGTCGTCGGCAGACCACAGGCTCATTATAAATACGCCTGTCTTCAAGCCAGAGAGCACTGCAAGAGTCTGGGGATCGAGGACCCCGTTTGCTCTGTGGCCAACTATTTATTCCCGGATGGCAGGGTCATTGCAGGGCACAAGCAG GCCCTGGACTTCCTCCAGCAGAACTCGCGCCGTCTCGAGTTCATCAGGGCCAAACCTCTCCCAGTTAGCGGAGCGTTCCACACCGAGCTGATGGCGTCGGCTACCAAGCCGCTCAGAGAGGTGCTGCAGCAGGTGGAG GTGCGACGCCCCGAGATCAGGGTCTACTCCAATGTGGACGGAAAGCGCTACATGAGTGAAAGCCACGTTCGCAAGCAGCTGGTCAAGCAGCTGGTGTCGCCGGTGAAATGGGAGCAGGCTCTACATGAAATCTACGAAAGGTCGCAGGGGGAGAGTTTCCCTCAGACGTTCGAGGTCGGTCCCGGGAGGCAGCTGGGCGTCACGCTCCAGAAGTGCAACAGGAAGGCCTCTCAGTTGTACGCTCACGTGGACGTCACCGCAAGCGAAACGTGA